A region of Haliotis asinina isolate JCU_RB_2024 chromosome 9, JCU_Hal_asi_v2, whole genome shotgun sequence DNA encodes the following proteins:
- the LOC137296755 gene encoding uncharacterized protein, whose product MFTRLHIQAREDVIRYHVTPAASLWPSLDEESDCRSLASSPSPSPDPLSVFTPFWARPDHGETLPAPVTITYVDYYPVPSDDDSDYWVYEDEDDDSFVEDIHPVRKALRRVAAFFRRVFS is encoded by the exons atgtttacaaggctgcatattcaag cacgggaagacgtgatccggtatcatgtcactcctgctgctagtctatggccgtcgctggatgaggaatccgactgt CGATCCCTGGCTTCGTCCCCGAGCCCCTCTCCCGACCCTCTGAGCgttttcaccccgttctgggcccgccctgaccacggagagacgctccctgccccagtcactatcacctatgtcgactattatcctgtcccaagtgacgacgacagtgactactgggtctatgaggacgaggacgacgacagcttcgtggaggatattcatcccgtgaggaaggcgctgaggagagtggctgccttcttcaggagagtattctcgtag
- the LOC137296825 gene encoding uncharacterized protein — MFTRLHIQAREDVIRYHVTPAASLWPSLDEESDCRSLASSPSPSPDPLSVFTPFWARPDHGETLPAPVTITYVDYYPVPSDDDSDYWVYEDEDEDDDSFVEDIHPVRKALRRVAAFFRRVFS; from the exons atgtttacaaggctgcatattcaag cacgggaagacgtgatccggtatcatgtcactcctgctgctagtctatggccgtcgctggatgaggaatccgactgt CGATCCCTGGCTTCGTCCCCGAGCCCCTCTCCCGACCCTCTGAGCgttttcaccccgttctgggcccgccctgaccacggagagacgctccctgccccagtcactatcacctatgtcgactattatcctgtcccaagtgacgacgacagtgactactgggtctatgaggacgaggacgaggacgacgacagcttcgtggaggatattcatcccgtgaggaaggcgctgaggagagtggctgccttcttcaggagagtattctcgtag